The window tcctcccttccCCCCTCCTCCTGCACCATCCCTTTCCCACTCGTGACTCCCTTGTCGCAGCCGTCGTGTATCACCCGTGATGGGGTGTCCAACCCCTACCCCTCTGATCACATCTTCTCCACCTCCAGCGGTCTCACTGTCATTGACCCTCTTGACCACTGCCTCCTTTcctaactctttctctctctctctctaacatcTCAACATGCACACACCTTTGTAGATCCCCACCTCTAGCTCACCCTTTGACTGCCACTCACACGCCTATACTCTCTTTTTCCATCCTCGTAAGGGCAAGATCATTTTAGGTTTGAAAACCCTAGCCGTTGTCACCACTCACAATGAGCTCATTTCCCCCTCGGCCTCACTTCCCCATTAGTTCTCCCTCCTCCCTTTCTCGCGCTCACTTTCTATCCCTTTAACCTTATAAGTTGCTACTCTGCCGCGGGCATTGCCATCGCCTCCACTGACCACACAATCATGTCACCGGCGTTCTTCCACCCCTCCCCCATCTCTCCCATGCCTCAAATAGCccccatttctctctctcaccctcgGTGAGTCATTGTCATGAACCCCCAGTCgtgccaaccaccaccaccaccacctaaACCGAGTACCCAGCCACCTCCCTCTCGACTTCTTATTCATTATCTCAACCCCAGCTGCTGAGCTTAGGACGCTTTGATCCTCCAGAATTTTACCTATACACTATAGGTGATCCTTAGACTAACCCTTAAGATAACCACAGATCTGTGTGGTGGCCGAGGGCCCCTATGAAGCGTTGGGAGTGAAATTGTAGTTGGTTGTCAAACTGTGTAGTGGTCGTGGGCCCCTATGAAGCATTGTGGCTGAAATTGTAGTTTGGTTGTCATGTTCAAATTGGATGTGCTGTTGAAATGGTGTACCTGTCATAATAAATATTGCATTTATTGTGTCACTTATGTATTAACTGCTACATTTTTTGCTACATTATAAATCGTACCAAATGTTGATAATTTTGTCATTAAACTCTGATTTTGAGTTTGTAAGCTATAATTTGTAAAACTGTTGGTTTTTGTGTCAAAGCTTTTTGCCAATGTGTGCATATCATGACCCCAAGACAAGATGAGACATTATTTTGGTGGAGCTCTTATGGTCAACTGAGAGCGCATAAAAAGTAACATCCTTTGGGTTGTCGCCAGCCAACAACAGGCTCATGCGAGATGGTAACACTCTCGAGTCGATATCGTTGCCTCTCTGCTGGTGGAGGCTAAAGGATGTTTGGCCACGAACTTGCCGAGCACAAGACTTGTCATTGCTTATTACAAAATCACACACACAATCATTACCTGTAGAGCGACGAAATGAGCCAGAGTGTGTGGATGGTCCATAGGAGATACCTTAATAAaacaaatgtttaaaaaaacaaaaatgtgatttttgggCGGGTAATATCTCGGGCAAAAGAATGGGTGTATACATGAGTTTGTTAAATTGCAAATtccaaatattatattttttgtattttgtctttgcataatatctcatttttttacttGCATTTATTTTGGGTGTTAGACTTAGTTTCACATACTCAGAGTTTGCAAAATTTCACCATAGTGGTCCTCTTTGCAGAAGCGTAGATTTTGATGTAAAGGATGGGCATGTGTATGGAGGTCGGGCTTCACCTGAAGAGTGAAGATTGAGATTATTTGAGTGTTATTTTTGCCTTTGaattaattttggatgactgtaatATTCTTTTAACTGTAGTTTGAAAACGTATGGCTTATGGATATTTGGATTGTGATAAGTTTAAATTTCTCTGGTActattagttaattttttttatgattaccCTTTTAATTTTCCGTTGCAATATAATTGtacacattatttaaatatgtgagAGTTCACACTTGTCACAATAACTGAAGGGTGAGTGACCCAAGTGGTCTACATCCTAGTGTCACGACTATCGCCAAAACATAAACGGGGCCGTAGGCTCCATAgaggggtgagagagagagagagagagatgggagatGGGGGAAGAAGGATACCGGGGGGTGGGATTGCTGCCGAGAGGCATCTGGATGTgggaagaagaaagggaagaaaaacattaaaaaggAAAGCAAGGGTTTTTTAGGGCTTGGGCTTCCATTGGCCGGGTTATTACATAGAGAAAAGAGGTTGCACGATTCATTCCACCAATATTGTAtaccataatatataatatattgctcattgcaaatgagcCTAAGAACATAGACTCTTATTTCGAAGTACTGATTATGATCTGTCTTACATtcaatacaagaaattcatggatCAATATCTTGATCATCCTTTTTTTGTTACAGAAGCGATGACATTGATAAAGTTATTGGTCTCTTTAGAAAGGCAATCAGAAAGAATTTTCCTGTAACTGCAGAAAACCTCCTCAATAATTGCATCTCCAAAATGACTAATAAGCAAAGGCTCAACGACAGCTCTAATGCACTTTGCAACATTGTATCCACTATCAAAAAACGCATCGGGCGAGTTCATCATGAGTTCGCTATCATATGCAATCCAATTCATTTCAGAAGTCTCAAGATGATCAATGGTGAAAGATCGTTCCTTTAAAACTTCAGATTTCACTTCTGATAGGGATGGTGAGTATAGAGGAATATTGAAGGAATTCATTGTTTCTTCTTCAATGAGTCCCTGcatataataacatatgatattttttagaatgataGATTTTATGCAAATCTGGAAAAGTCCTTACTTCCCAGTtcataacatttttctattaGCCAAAGGCTTGTGGCCTGATTGACATAAACCCCCAGCCTCCAAAATAAAGATCTTGGGTTCGATACCCCGTCTCCCCAAatggataaaaaattaaaaaaaataacatttttctattcatattaaTACATGTTCCGCATATTTCTGTTGGTCTAcatgatcaaaagaaaaaaaaaattttgtcaaCATGCATTAATGGACCGACAGCATCAAGAGCATGCAATGAGGTAAATTTCTAGTATGactaaattaaaaacttatcAAGAAAAATCCATGAAAATTCAGGTCATGTTATGCCAATAATGCATCATATATAATGGACTCGTATCACGTAAAAGTACTGAAGCCAGGTTACTTTGGAGACCAAGTCATTGAGTGCCAAAGCCAAAAGTTCCCAAATATAACAACACTCTTTGCTGGAGGGATCTTCACTTCTTCTGCCCAGAAACGTTAAGACCATTCGCCCTCCAACCACCAATTCCTCTGCGCGACACcttaaaaacattgaaaaatcTTTTTGAAATTGCGCGTGGTACGCCCTTAGTACAATTGGCGGGCTTGTACATGCCACGCAAATGTTCCCTTTGTTGTTCTCCAACTGCTCAGGAACCTCGCTAGTCATGAACAATAATGTTAGTTTTTATTAATGTATTTCTTACTACAGTGTCATGCATGTAAAAACATAATAGATCTTGGCCTAACACCAACTgtttttatttctacatttgaCTTTGCTGCAAGGTCTATGAACTGTGAGATTTTGGGTCTTAAATAGGTAGAAATTGAGATGGACTCTATGTTGGTGACTGAATGGCTAAGGAATAAGAGATGTGGCCTCTGGTAGTTGAAGGATTATTGGAAGGAATTACTTAATCAGATGGATGGTCTCTACTTACGGGTTCGGCATATATACAGAGAGTGTCACTCCTTGGCAGATGGTTGTGCACGACTTGGTGCTTCAGGGGGTCTGTAAGGTTTGGCATCAAAGATTTGAATTCCCTTCAAATCTCAAAGGTCTTTTTCGATTGGATAAGGGGGGATGTTTCTGCATTCGGTCCTAAGGATTTTGTATAGCGATTTCTCTGTTTTTACTTGGTTTAATTAtgtcattttctatctttgtGGGTATTGGTTGGAAGGTTTCACGTTCTTTATTTGTTAACACGGTTTCTCGGCCTAacctccattttttctttttaaacaaaagtaagtGCTTACatattgttataatttgat of the Juglans regia cultivar Chandler unplaced genomic scaffold, Walnut 2.0 Scaffold_60, whole genome shotgun sequence genome contains:
- the LOC118345970 gene encoding salicylate carboxymethyltransferase-like, coding for MVVLSTLMVVQWCMAEELDSSDGQVEVTHDEVELRSVEMQCMHGCVDFVWEQRVFWTVYDIILPSDLEVPEQLENNKGNICVACTSPPIVLRAYHAQFQKDFSMFLRCRAEELVVGGRMVLTFLGRRSEDPSSKECCYIWELLALALNDLVSKGLIEEETMNSFNIPLYSPSLSEVKSEVLKERSFTIDHLETSEMNWIAYDSELMMNSPDAFFDSGYNVAKCIRAVVEPLLISHFGDAIIEEVFCSYRKILSDCLSKETNNFINVIASVTKKG